The Luteitalea sp. genome has a segment encoding these proteins:
- a CDS encoding TIM barrel protein: MNRRHFIQRTAAVASIATAGAVTEAAAQSAAKRTFKLKYAPHFGMFSNSAGEGPLDQLRFMADQGFTALEDNRMMRRTPELQQQIGDTLAKLGMTMGVFVIDTGGNDNMMFTTGKPENPGLFAKACEAAVVVAKRVSARWMTVVPGNFERQLPIGIQTGHVIDVLRAGADVLAKHDLTMVLEPLSDTPDLFLRTSDQTYEICRAVNSPACKILFDIYHMQRNEGHIIPHIDWAWEEIGYFQIGDVPGRKEPTTGEINYANVFEHVHQKMQETSRDFVFGMEHGNAFPGVEGEQKLIDAYVQVDSF, encoded by the coding sequence ATGAATCGACGTCACTTCATTCAGAGGACTGCCGCGGTGGCATCGATTGCAACCGCTGGCGCGGTAACGGAGGCCGCGGCTCAGTCGGCGGCCAAACGCACGTTCAAATTGAAGTACGCCCCGCACTTCGGAATGTTCAGCAATTCAGCGGGAGAGGGTCCGCTCGATCAGCTCCGCTTCATGGCCGACCAGGGATTCACGGCCTTGGAGGACAACCGCATGATGCGGCGAACGCCGGAGCTACAGCAACAGATCGGTGACACGCTCGCGAAGCTTGGCATGACGATGGGCGTGTTCGTCATCGACACGGGTGGGAACGACAACATGATGTTCACCACCGGCAAGCCTGAGAACCCGGGCCTCTTCGCGAAGGCGTGCGAGGCTGCCGTCGTCGTCGCCAAGCGTGTGAGCGCGAGGTGGATGACTGTGGTTCCCGGTAATTTCGAGCGCCAGCTTCCGATTGGCATTCAGACGGGGCATGTCATCGACGTGCTGCGCGCCGGCGCCGACGTGCTTGCCAAGCATGACCTCACGATGGTGCTCGAGCCGCTCAGCGACACGCCGGATCTCTTTCTGCGTACGTCTGATCAGACTTACGAAATCTGCCGCGCGGTCAACAGCCCAGCGTGCAAGATCCTCTTCGACATCTACCACATGCAGCGGAACGAGGGGCACATCATCCCGCACATCGACTGGGCGTGGGAGGAGATCGGCTACTTCCAGATCGGCGACGTGCCGGGCCGTAAGGAGCCCACGACCGGCGAGATCAACTACGCGAACGTCTTCGAGCACGTCCACCAGAAGATGCAAGAAACCAGTCGGGACTTCGTCTTCGGCATGGAGCATGGCAATGCGTTTCCGGGTGTGGAAGGGGAGCAGAAGCTGATCGATGCCTACGTCCAGGTTGACAGCTTCTAG
- a CDS encoding UTRA domain-containing protein, translated as MAQPFGRVDRDLPIYVRIADAIHEEIVSGALQPNTKLPSEHALMEKYGVARETVRRALARLQASGFIYARRAVGNFVSEPLVDQELDELFSFSEVMAHRGMKAGARLLAAEIQELSAVDSPVLAALHLPVGERVIYLRRLRLGNKQPLVIATTFLPARLFPGFLDQDLKRKHVYDIMEQVYSRRPDDATQTFEAVTLNGEDAKRLAVAPGSPALLITRIGYSKGTPVEYATDYYRGDRTRFRVRLGHID; from the coding sequence ATGGCGCAGCCGTTTGGTCGCGTCGATCGCGACCTCCCGATCTATGTTCGCATCGCGGATGCGATCCACGAGGAGATCGTCTCCGGTGCGCTCCAGCCGAATACGAAGCTCCCTTCCGAGCACGCGCTGATGGAGAAGTACGGCGTGGCGCGCGAGACCGTGCGGCGCGCGTTGGCGCGGCTCCAGGCGAGTGGCTTCATCTACGCCAGGCGTGCCGTCGGCAACTTCGTATCGGAGCCGCTCGTCGACCAGGAGCTCGACGAGCTTTTCAGCTTCTCGGAGGTGATGGCGCACCGCGGTATGAAGGCAGGCGCGCGCCTGCTCGCGGCGGAAATCCAGGAGCTCTCCGCGGTGGACTCGCCGGTCCTCGCAGCGCTGCATCTTCCCGTCGGCGAGCGCGTGATCTATCTCCGCCGCCTGCGCCTCGGAAACAAGCAGCCCTTGGTCATCGCGACGACGTTCTTGCCCGCGCGCCTCTTCCCTGGCTTCTTGGACCAGGACCTCAAGCGCAAGCACGTCTACGACATCATGGAGCAGGTCTACTCGCGCCGCCCGGACGATGCCACGCAGACCTTCGAGGCGGTCACGCTCAACGGCGAGGATGCCAAGCGGCTGGCCGTAGCGCCAGGCTCGCCCGCATTGCTCATCACGCGGATTGGCTATTCGAAGGGAACGCCTGTCGAGTACGCCACAGACTATTACCGCGGCGACCGCACGCGGTTTCGCGTGCGTCTCGGCCACATCGACTAG
- a CDS encoding FAD-dependent oxidoreductase — protein MSKLSSLAGRRVDLAVVGGGIIGAGVARDAAMRGLSVALFERADYGSGTTAGSTRLIHGGLRYLEQFAFPLVRLDLREREILLRNAPHLVKPLPFLLPFYNERWWARLRLRLGMQLYDALSFDKTLPSHRMLRAEQVASLEPHLAPRGLQGAALYYDAQAALPERLCLENILDASSHGAETFNYADVVGSLRRGSRVTGLRVRDVIEGSEVDVEARVVVNAAGPWLDRVARRLEPDTPVRLRTTQGIHVAVPPLTTHAVALRSAVDGRVVFVIPWLGYTWIGTTDTDYGDDPASAHAGAADVDYLLRSVRPYFPGLRPRDILFTNAGVRALVRAEGAASKVSRLHRIVDGDRTGAEGLITIVGSKLTGYRAIAEQATDLACQKLGVTRRAETAERPLPGAVDEELAAERSTVSDGDATHLEEVYGRRAARVLQLAVIDPSLRARLAPDYPDIAAQVVFAVREEQARRLSDVLLRRTRLGFTADQGRAAAERVADLMARELGWPERRRLDETRAYHNVITATQAFRAPHDRACAESAR, from the coding sequence ATGTCCAAGCTCTCCTCTCTTGCCGGCCGCCGAGTCGACCTCGCCGTCGTTGGCGGCGGCATCATCGGCGCCGGCGTTGCGCGTGACGCGGCGATGCGCGGCTTGAGCGTCGCGCTGTTCGAGCGGGCCGACTACGGCAGTGGAACGACGGCCGGTTCCACCCGTCTCATTCACGGCGGACTCCGCTACCTCGAGCAGTTCGCGTTCCCACTCGTCCGGCTCGACCTTCGCGAGCGCGAGATCCTCCTTCGGAACGCCCCGCACCTCGTGAAGCCGCTGCCGTTCCTGCTACCGTTCTACAACGAGCGCTGGTGGGCGCGACTGAGGTTGCGCCTGGGGATGCAGCTCTACGACGCCCTGAGCTTCGACAAGACCCTGCCGTCTCATCGCATGCTGCGCGCTGAGCAGGTCGCATCCCTGGAGCCGCACCTCGCGCCGCGCGGGCTCCAAGGCGCGGCGTTGTACTACGATGCGCAGGCGGCGCTGCCAGAGCGGCTCTGCCTCGAGAACATTCTCGACGCGAGCTCGCACGGTGCCGAGACCTTCAACTACGCCGACGTCGTTGGGAGCTTGCGTCGAGGGTCGCGTGTTACCGGTCTTCGCGTGCGCGACGTCATCGAGGGCAGTGAGGTCGACGTCGAGGCGCGCGTAGTTGTCAATGCGGCTGGTCCTTGGCTGGATCGCGTCGCCAGACGGCTCGAGCCTGACACACCCGTCCGCCTGCGGACGACGCAAGGCATCCACGTTGCGGTCCCGCCTCTCACCACGCATGCCGTTGCGCTTCGATCCGCCGTCGACGGTCGTGTGGTCTTCGTCATTCCGTGGCTCGGCTACACCTGGATTGGCACAACCGACACCGACTACGGCGACGATCCAGCATCTGCCCACGCTGGTGCCGCCGACGTCGACTATCTCCTACGTTCTGTGCGGCCGTACTTTCCGGGGCTCCGGCCGCGCGACATCTTGTTCACCAACGCGGGTGTCCGTGCGCTCGTGCGCGCGGAGGGCGCAGCCTCCAAAGTCTCCCGCCTCCATCGCATTGTCGACGGCGATCGCACGGGCGCGGAGGGCCTCATCACGATTGTCGGGAGCAAGTTGACGGGCTACCGCGCGATCGCCGAGCAAGCCACGGATCTCGCCTGCCAGAAGCTCGGTGTGACGAGGCGCGCCGAGACGGCCGAACGGCCCCTGCCTGGCGCCGTGGACGAGGAGCTCGCCGCCGAGCGGAGCACCGTTTCGGATGGGGATGCGACACATCTCGAGGAGGTGTATGGGCGGCGCGCGGCTCGCGTGCTCCAGCTCGCCGTGATCGACCCGTCGCTCCGGGCGCGTCTCGCGCCGGACTATCCGGACATCGCCGCGCAGGTCGTGTTCGCCGTCCGAGAGGAGCAGGCGCGCAGGCTCTCCGACGTGCTCCTGCGCCGCACGCGTCTCGGATTCACGGCCGACCAGGGACGTGCCGCAGCCGAGCGAGTCGCCGATCTGATGGCGCGCGAGCTGGGATGGCCGGAAAGGCGCCGCCTCGACGAGACGCGCGCGTACCACAACGTCATCACAGCCACGCAGGCGTTCAGAGCGCCGCACGACCGAGCCTGCGCCGAGAGCGCCCGCTGA